From Clarias gariepinus isolate MV-2021 ecotype Netherlands chromosome 2, CGAR_prim_01v2, whole genome shotgun sequence, one genomic window encodes:
- the hdac10 gene encoding polyamine deacetylase HDAC10 isoform X2 has protein sequence MSGTALIYDEEMTRYKLLWNDPVCKIEVPERLTVSYEALKGKGLEQRCVCVPTRQATDEEILLYHSNEYLEAVKQTPQMSLEDLLTFTQQYGDVYFHPNIYHCATLAVGAALQLVDSVMTGKVRNGMALVRPPGHHSQRSEASGFCVFNNVAIAALYAKKHYNVNRVLIVDWDVHHGQGVQYCFEEDSSVLYFSWHRYEHQQFWPNLAESDYDSVGKGKGAGFNINLPWNKVGMTNSDYLSAFFHVLLPIAYEFDPELVFVCAGFDSAIGDPEGLMCASPEIFGHLTHLLMSLAGGRLCVVLEGGYNLTSLAQSVCQTVQTLLGDPTPVLSDIGTPCHSALESVHNVRAAHKNHWCCLKHIVCHLYEPSTKRCRVEKKDEQQKEEATGHLSWPEPLPRDAPPVHTAALISKEQGDLLPEACQCLGEIPSKCFEEAEKIRTKHFHDVTDEKSLQCIKNVVLLLEKIKNNEVRNGMIVVPDAFMSLKCAVEHAINSLSERVLVLFVGDDDVPVDTTHGRVLLVQICTKEPERVKSLYHVPVCLNRGVFSSSSVMLAVLSLFLPLAYEFNPSLVLLVVAEGSSGMEVHVWAQITSLLQGVAQGRTLALLKDCDRALLKAIGASLSGAPAASLGPLGPPLADNVEAIETQRQRLQKQWGLLSNTVSENTTEDQG, from the exons ATGTCTGGAACTGCATTAATTTACGATGAGGAAATGACTCGATACAAGCTGCTCTGGAATGA CCCGGTGTGTAAGATTGAGGTACCCGAGCGCTTAACAGTGAGTTATGAGGCCCTGAAGGGCAAAGGCTTGgagcagaggtgtgtgtgtgttcccacTCGCCAAGCTACTGACGAGGAAATCCTGCTGTATCACAG TAATGAGTATCTTGAAGCTGTGAAACAAACACCACAAATGAGCTTGGAGGACCTGTTGACTTTTACTCAGCAGTATGGAGACGTTTATTTTCATCCC AATATCTATCACTGTGCTACACTGGCAGTTGGTGCTGCGCTGCAGTTGGTGGACAGCGTTATGACGGGGAAAGTGAGGAATGGAATGGCTCTTGTAAG GCCTCCTGGTCATCACAGCCAGCGGAGTGAAGCCAGTGGTTTCTGTGTTTTTAACAATGTTGCCATAGCCGCCCTATATGCCAAGAAACACTATAACGTCAACAG AGTGTTAATCGTGGATTGGGATGTTCACCATGGACAAGGAGTGCAGTACTGCTTTGAAGAGGATTCcag TGTCCTGTATTTCTCTTGGCATCGCTATGAGCACCAGCAGTTCTGGCCCAACCTTGCTGAGTCTGACTATGACAGTGTGGGGAAGGGCAAAGGAGCTGGTTTTAACATCAACCTGCCCTGGAATAAG GTGGGAATGACCAACAGTGACTACCTCTCAGCTTTTTTCCATGTCCTCTTGCCTATTGCATACGAG TTTGATCCTGAGCTGGTGTTTGTCTGTGCAGGGTTTGATTCTGCTATAGGAGATCCAGAG ggtCTCATGTGTGCTTCTCCAGAGATTTTTGGCCACCTAACCCATCTGTTGATGTCTCTGGCTGGGGGCAGGTTGTGTGTTGTCTTAGAG GGCGGATACAACTTGACGTCTCTTGCTCAGTCAGTTTGCCAAACTGTACAAACCCTGCTTGGAGATCCTACCCCAGTCCTGAGTGATATTGGTACCCCATGTCATAG TGCTCTGGAGTCTGTTCATAATGTTCGAGCTGCTCACAAGAACCACTGGTGCTGTCTTAAACACATag TCTGCCATTTGTATGAGCCAAGCACCAAGCGCTGCAGAGTAGAGAAAAAGGATGAACAGCAGAAAGAAGAGGCAACTGGACATCTATCCTGGCCTGAACCCCTGCCCAGAGATGCACCTCCCGTGCACACGGCTGCACTGATCTCTAAAGAGCAGGGGGACTTGCTCCCTGAGGCTTGTCAGTGCCTTGGTGAAATACCATCTAAGTGTTTTGAGGAGGCAGAGAAAATCAg GACTAAACATTTTCATGATGTGACTGATGAGAAGTCCTTACAGTGCATCAAGAATGTTGTTTTACTTTTGGAGAAAATCAAGAACAATGAG GTGCGGAATGGCATGATTGTGGTGCCTGATGCGTTTATGTCTCTGAAGTGTGCTGTGGAGCATGCCATAAACTCGCTGTCAGAGCG GGTGTTGGTATTGTTCGTGGGGGATGATGATGTTCCAGTGGACACTACCCATGG gaGAGTGCTCTTGGTGCAGATCTGCACAAAAGAGCCTGAACGAGTGAAGTCTCTGTATCATGTGCCTGTGTGTCTGAACAGG GGTGTGTTCTCCAGCTCGAGTGTCATGCTTGCAGTGTTGAGTCTGTTCCTGCCCTTGGCATATGAGTTTAATCCAAGCCTGGTGCTGCTGGTTGTGGCAGAGGGAAGTAGTGGTATGGAGGTGCATGTGTGGGCTCAGATCACCAGCCTCCTGCAGGGAGTAGCACAGGGCAGAACTCTAGCACTGCTTAAG GACTGTGACAGAGCCTTGCTGAAAGCTATAGGAGCCTCTCTCTCTGGGGCTCCCGCTGCATCGCTCGGGCCTCTCGGTCCTCCTCTGGCTGATAATGTGGAGGCAATAGAGACACAAAGGCAGAGACTGCAGAAGCAGTGGGGGTTACTGTCGAACACTG TTTCGGAAAATACAACAGAAGATCAAGGATAG
- the LOC128508998 gene encoding von Willebrand factor A domain-containing protein 5A-like, protein MKLQWFDSQTSEAPKDPLLQLVSLQKASGCWEMEPALAEVFEKTEKELIEQIPVQVKPDFWATLLALIWLHGFKIDAQVEWHFLALKAVEWIRTQKVDNQSECVRIGNAVLGCQVKEDTLRI, encoded by the exons ATGAAGTTACAGTGGTTTGATTCAC AAACTTCTGAGGCTCCAAAGGACCCATTGTTGCAGCTTGTTTCTCTCCAGAAGGCTTCAGGTTGCTGGGAAATGGAGCCTGCACTTGCTGAAGTATttgaaaagacagaaaaagagctGATTGAGCAGATTCCAGTACAG GTAAAACCAGACTTCTGGGCTACACTTCTGGCTCTGATTTGGTTACATGGCTTTAAGATTGATGCCCAAGTTGAGTGGCATTTTTTGGCATTGAAAGCAGTGGAATGGATTCGCACTCAAAAAG tgGACAACCAATCAGAGTGTGTTCGAATAGGTAACGCTGTACTGGGCTGTCAGGTTAAAGAAGACACTCTCAGGATCTGA
- the hdac10 gene encoding polyamine deacetylase HDAC10 isoform X1 has product MSGTALIYDEEMTRYKLLWNDPVCKIEVPERLTVSYEALKGKGLEQRCVCVPTRQATDEEILLYHSNEYLEAVKQTPQMSLEDLLTFTQQYGDVYFHPNIYHCATLAVGAALQLVDSVMTGKVRNGMALVRPPGHHSQRSEASGFCVFNNVAIAALYAKKHYNVNRVLIVDWDVHHGQGVQYCFEEDSSVLYFSWHRYEHQQFWPNLAESDYDSVGKGKGAGFNINLPWNKVGMTNSDYLSAFFHVLLPIAYEFDPELVFVCAGFDSAIGDPEGLMCASPEIFGHLTHLLMSLAGGRLCVVLEGGYNLTSLAQSVCQTVQTLLGDPTPVLSDIGTPCHSALESVHNVRAAHKNHWCCLKHIVCHLYEPSTKRCRVEKKDEQQKEEATGHLSWPEPLPRDAPPVHTAALISKEQGDLLPEACQCLGEIPSKCFEEAEKIRTKHFHDVTDEKSLQCIKNVVLLLEKIKNNEVRNGMIVVPDAFMSLKCAVEHAINSLSERVLVLFVGDDDVPVDTTHGRVLLVQICTKEPERVKSLYHVPVCLNRGVFSSSSVMLAVLSLFLPLAYEFNPSLVLLVVAEGSSGMEVHVWAQITSLLQGVAQGRTLALLKDCDRALLKAIGASLSGAPAASLGPLGPPLADNVEAIETQRQRLQKQWGLLSNTEFSEDIRSCGLGSGRRQRQYGRPTSP; this is encoded by the exons ATGTCTGGAACTGCATTAATTTACGATGAGGAAATGACTCGATACAAGCTGCTCTGGAATGA CCCGGTGTGTAAGATTGAGGTACCCGAGCGCTTAACAGTGAGTTATGAGGCCCTGAAGGGCAAAGGCTTGgagcagaggtgtgtgtgtgttcccacTCGCCAAGCTACTGACGAGGAAATCCTGCTGTATCACAG TAATGAGTATCTTGAAGCTGTGAAACAAACACCACAAATGAGCTTGGAGGACCTGTTGACTTTTACTCAGCAGTATGGAGACGTTTATTTTCATCCC AATATCTATCACTGTGCTACACTGGCAGTTGGTGCTGCGCTGCAGTTGGTGGACAGCGTTATGACGGGGAAAGTGAGGAATGGAATGGCTCTTGTAAG GCCTCCTGGTCATCACAGCCAGCGGAGTGAAGCCAGTGGTTTCTGTGTTTTTAACAATGTTGCCATAGCCGCCCTATATGCCAAGAAACACTATAACGTCAACAG AGTGTTAATCGTGGATTGGGATGTTCACCATGGACAAGGAGTGCAGTACTGCTTTGAAGAGGATTCcag TGTCCTGTATTTCTCTTGGCATCGCTATGAGCACCAGCAGTTCTGGCCCAACCTTGCTGAGTCTGACTATGACAGTGTGGGGAAGGGCAAAGGAGCTGGTTTTAACATCAACCTGCCCTGGAATAAG GTGGGAATGACCAACAGTGACTACCTCTCAGCTTTTTTCCATGTCCTCTTGCCTATTGCATACGAG TTTGATCCTGAGCTGGTGTTTGTCTGTGCAGGGTTTGATTCTGCTATAGGAGATCCAGAG ggtCTCATGTGTGCTTCTCCAGAGATTTTTGGCCACCTAACCCATCTGTTGATGTCTCTGGCTGGGGGCAGGTTGTGTGTTGTCTTAGAG GGCGGATACAACTTGACGTCTCTTGCTCAGTCAGTTTGCCAAACTGTACAAACCCTGCTTGGAGATCCTACCCCAGTCCTGAGTGATATTGGTACCCCATGTCATAG TGCTCTGGAGTCTGTTCATAATGTTCGAGCTGCTCACAAGAACCACTGGTGCTGTCTTAAACACATag TCTGCCATTTGTATGAGCCAAGCACCAAGCGCTGCAGAGTAGAGAAAAAGGATGAACAGCAGAAAGAAGAGGCAACTGGACATCTATCCTGGCCTGAACCCCTGCCCAGAGATGCACCTCCCGTGCACACGGCTGCACTGATCTCTAAAGAGCAGGGGGACTTGCTCCCTGAGGCTTGTCAGTGCCTTGGTGAAATACCATCTAAGTGTTTTGAGGAGGCAGAGAAAATCAg GACTAAACATTTTCATGATGTGACTGATGAGAAGTCCTTACAGTGCATCAAGAATGTTGTTTTACTTTTGGAGAAAATCAAGAACAATGAG GTGCGGAATGGCATGATTGTGGTGCCTGATGCGTTTATGTCTCTGAAGTGTGCTGTGGAGCATGCCATAAACTCGCTGTCAGAGCG GGTGTTGGTATTGTTCGTGGGGGATGATGATGTTCCAGTGGACACTACCCATGG gaGAGTGCTCTTGGTGCAGATCTGCACAAAAGAGCCTGAACGAGTGAAGTCTCTGTATCATGTGCCTGTGTGTCTGAACAGG GGTGTGTTCTCCAGCTCGAGTGTCATGCTTGCAGTGTTGAGTCTGTTCCTGCCCTTGGCATATGAGTTTAATCCAAGCCTGGTGCTGCTGGTTGTGGCAGAGGGAAGTAGTGGTATGGAGGTGCATGTGTGGGCTCAGATCACCAGCCTCCTGCAGGGAGTAGCACAGGGCAGAACTCTAGCACTGCTTAAG GACTGTGACAGAGCCTTGCTGAAAGCTATAGGAGCCTCTCTCTCTGGGGCTCCCGCTGCATCGCTCGGGCCTCTCGGTCCTCCTCTGGCTGATAATGTGGAGGCAATAGAGACACAAAGGCAGAGACTGCAGAAGCAGTGGGGGTTACTGTCGAACACTG AGTTTTCTGAGGATATTCGCAGCTGTGGACTTGGCAGTGGGAGGAGGCAGAGGCAGTATGGAAGGCCAACCAGTCCATAA